GCCACTGGCAGATGGATCTGAACTATACGCAAGACTTCAGCGTTTTCACTGACTACACCGTAAAGTTCAGTGCGGATATCTTCAACCTGTTCGATCGCCAGACTGGTTATAACCCGCAGCCTTCCGTGGATAGTGAGTTGTTCGGCGAGCCCCGCAGTCGTTGGAGCCCACGTCGTGTTCAGCTGTCTCTGGGTGTGGACTTTTAATCACAAGAATTTCAACGGAAAACTCTCCTAGATCGTACGTACTTGCCCCGGCTTTGCCGGGGCTTTTTTCTTTGTGCGCGTACTTTTATGAGGGTGTCATCTCCGCAACTATAAAATTATTAGTGATTATTTTTTTTGAATAATTTATTCGTATTCAGTGCCATTTTTGCTTTAGAATGGCATAAGTTTTAAGAGCAATAATGGATACTGGCTAGACATGATCTGCAAGTTGGGTGGAGCGGTGAAGTCGAAATTATTTTTCCGTACATGGGCGTTCAGCGCGCTTGGTCTGGTTCTCGTTGCCTGTGGTGAGCCGCACGATACACACTCTGTGGAACCTCAGAAAGCAAATGCATCGGTTCCCCACTCTTTTACCTCCGTCAAGTTCGAGACAGACGTTCCGCACTTACAGGAGCGTATGTTGCAGCCTGAATTCTGGCAGCGCCGTCTGATTAATGATGCCGCACGCTTGAGAGCCGAAGAAATTCAGACCCTGAACGCAAAAAACCTGGGAAGCGGTCCCTATCTCAACAACCTCGATCAGTTCCCCAGCGATGTTTCCGGGGACCGCGTGATTGATATGATCAATCAGGTGAGCCGGCCCGCGTCTTCACCGCGTTATCGCGTTGATGGCTCGCTGTTTACTGAGATGGACTACGCGCAGCTGGATGCTGCTGTCCAGCGTTCCGCGGTGCCTGAGCAGGTCAAGGTTCGCTGGGGTGTGGTAGTAGAGCGCGCAAGTATGCGCAGCTATCCCACAGATACTCGGGTTTTGAAAAGCGCGGGCGACATGGATCTCGATCGCTTCCAGGAAACCGGCGTGTTCCCTGGTCAGCGCCTGGCGATTTTGCACGAAAGTGCCGATGGCGAATGGTGGTTTGCGGTGAACTATCACTATGCCGCCTGGCTGCCCAAACAAACGGTGGCCGTTGGTGAGCGCAGTGTGATTGATCGGTGGCAAAAGCAGTCGCCCCGTTTGACTGTGACTGGCGCCCAGGTGAGAACCAATTACAACCCGGTGGATCCGCGCACTTCTGAGGTTGTGCTGGACATGGGGGTATCTTTGCCACTGTTAAGCGCGGCGGATGTGGGGCATAACGTAAATGGCCAGAACCCGCACGCCAGTTACATCGTTGCCTTGCCGGTGCGCGATGCGCAGGGTGCGCTGGCTTTTGAGCCCACGCTGATCGGTCGCGCTCAGGATGTTACGCCGGGGTTGCTTGAGTACCGGCCGTCGTTGGTGCTGCAGCAGGCGTTCAAATTTCTTGGCGAGCGCTACGGGTGGGGTCACGACTACAACGGGCGTGACTGTACCGGCTTCGTGGGCGAGGTGTACAAGTCCTTTGGCATCCTGATGCCGCGCAATTCGGGCCAGCAGGGTAAAAGTGACTTTGCGCCGACCAAGCGATTTGGGCCGGAGGATCATGCTGCGCGCGCCGAGGCCATTGCTGCACTACGTGTCGGGGATCTGATTTATATCCCCGGCCACGTCATGATGTATATCGGCCAGGTGGATGGTGAGCCCTATGTGATCCATGATGTCACAGGGCTGAGCTACTACCAGACCGATGAAACCATGTATCGGGGTACGCTTTCCGGCGTTTCCATTACCCCGTTGAGTCCGATGCGGCTCAGTGAAGAAAAAAGCTATGTCGATGGCATCTATGCCATAAAAACCATTATCTGATTGGTGCCGCCATGAAAATCGTAGACGTAAAGCTGGGTATGTTGCGGGTTCCCCTGGTAACCCCGTTCAAGACTGCATTGAGAACTGTGGATGCGGTAGAGGATGTGGTGGTCATGCTCGAGACCGATACCGGGCATATAGGTTATGGCAATGCTCCTGCAACGGCCGTGATTACCGGTGATACCCACGGCTCTGTAATTGAAGCCGTGCGCACGGTATTTACGCCTCTGCTGCTGGAGCGCGATGTGGCGGACCTCAACCGCCTTACGCGCCAGATTCAGGGGGCGATGATCAACAATACCAGCGCCAAGGCCGCGGTGGAGATTGCGCTGTTTGACCTGTTTGCGCAGAGTTATAAAACACCGCTCTACCGCATTCTGGGTGGTGGAGAAAATAGCCTCACCACCGACATCACTATCAGTGTCGACTATATCGAAAAGATGGTCGCCGACGCGGAAAGTGCGGTGGATCGCGGTTTTGAGATCCTGAAACTCAAGGTGGGCAAGGATATCGGGCTGGATATCGAGCGCATCCGCGCAGTGTACGCCGCAGTAAAGGGGCGCGCGCTGTTGCGCCTGGATGCGAATCAGGGTTGGAGTCCCAAACAGGCGGTGCTTGCCATTCGTGGCCTGGAAGAGGCGGGTGTACTGCTGGAGCTCGTAGAGCAGCCGGTGAAGGCCAATAATCTCGAGGGCATGCGCTATATCGCGGAGCGCGTCCGAACGCCGATCATGGCGGACGAGAGCGTGTTCGGGCCGCAGGAGGTGATGAAGGTGATCGACCAGCGCGCGGCGGACATCATTAACATCAAGTTGATGAAAACCGGCGGTATCTCGAATGCGCTGAAGATTGCCGATATCGCAGAGCTGCACGACGTGGAGTGCATGGTTGGCTGTATGCTGGAAACCAGTATTGGTGTTTCAGCGGCGGCGCATGTGGCGGCAGCGAAGGCGCCGGTGGTGTCTAAACTGGATCTGGATGTACCGTCGCTGTGTAAATTCGACCCGATAGTCGGTGGCGCTTCCTACAAGGATGCGGATATCATTCTGAACGAAACCCCGGGCCTCGGTATTGAAAAGATCGAAGGCCTGCAGCTGCTGGCCTGAGGGCCGGCGTGAAGCGGAGTGATAGTACACCCCATGACCTGTCTTTTGAAAATGCGCGCCATGCGCGATCAGATGTCGGTGAACGAGCGCAAGCTCGCGGACTTTATTCTGGAAAACACGCAATTACTGCGCGATTACTCTTCATCCCAGTTGGCGGATGCGGTGGGGGTCAGTCAGTCCAGCGTGGTCAAGTTCTCGCAAAAGCTAGGGTATCGTGGCTATCCCAGTCTGAAGCTCGCCGTTTACGAATCCTATGCGGGCGCCGGTATCGCGGCAGTTGAGGAAAAATCCCGGCACTTTGCCCAGTCCGATAGCGTGCTCAGTACCCTGGGGCAAAAAAAACTCGAGGTACTGGAGAACACGGTCAGTATCAACGAATCGGAGCAGTTGGCGGCTGCAATCAGTGCAATCCGCGAGGCGCGCTGTATTCAGATATCCGCTTGCTCCGGCTCGGTTTCGGTTGCGCGGTATCTCACGCACCAGCTTCTGGAGCTCGGCTGCTGGGCGGTATTTGACGAGGGTGGGCCGTTGCAGAATCGCATCGCGGACTCTCTGCGCGATGAGGATCTACTGTGTATTCTGTGCGATTTCGGCGGTGAAGAGTCTCTGGTCGAGGTGGCGAACCGGGCGCGGGAGCATGGGGTGAAGGTGCTGAGCCTTACCCGGTACAACTATAACGCCGCCAGTATCCATTCCGATATTCGCCTGTACGTAGTGCCCTCGGAGGACGAGGAGGCGCTACAGCGCTTGCTGTTCCGGTCTGCACAGTTGCATGTGATTGAAGCGCTTGTCAGTGGGTTGCTTGAAGGGGCGAAGTAACCGACCGCAAACAGGCCCGCGTCCGAATCTCGATTTTTTTGAAGGCCGCCGGATCAGTATCCGGCGGCCTTAATTTTTGCGGTGAATAGTCGTCGCTAAGGGACGGCCGTTACTGGCCGGCTGTCTGTAACTTTTTGTTCTCTGCGGCTACCGGCTGCCACTGCATCTTGTAATCCCACTGATCAAAATACAGGTTGCCACCACGCCACTCGACCTCGCCGCGTTGGCTGTCGACGGTTTCCGAGCGGAAATGCTGTTTTGTCGGGGTGAAAGGGCGGCTGTAGTCGGTGTTGAAGATCAGCCGGTAGCTATCCAGGCCACCCAGGTAGAACCAGCGCTCGGCCTCTGATGCGCTTTCCAGTACACCGTGGGTGACATCCATCGGCATCCAGCCGTACGGGGCCAGATAAAACTCCCCCCAGTCGTGCATGGTGTCAAAGGACTCCGGTGAAAATTCCCAGCCGGATTGCCAGCGCGCGGGAATGCCGTTCATGCGCATCAGGGTGATCAGCAACAGGGTTTGCTGGCCGCAGTCGGCATGGCCTGCGTGAGCAGCATACTGACTGATATTGCGGATGGTGGAGTACTCGCGTGCGCCCGCCCAGGGGATCTGATCCACATGGGTAAACAGCTTCTGCGCGATGCGGTAGGGGTTGGTTTCGTCGCCCACGATACGCTGGGACAGGGCGCGTAACTCGGGGGTGAACTGTATGTGTGGGGCGCGCTCTTCTAAAAAAGCGCTGAGAGCCTGCCCATCCATCGGCTCGGTCTTGGCCGGATCAATAGAAAAATAGCGGGACAAGCTGTCAAACGCGTACTCCACGGAAAACTCGGTGGGCACTCCGGCGCGCGCGGTTTTCTCAAAATAAATGGTGCGTTGGGGAGTGTCTGCGGGTGCCAGCTGGTGTTCGGCGGGGGTGCTGTTGAGCAGGGTAATGTTTTCTTGCCTTCCGGGGAGTTCCTTGGGGAAGGGAATCCAGGCGCGCACAGTTTCTCCGTCCGGTACCGCGTCGGCATCGACCGTGAGGGAATAGGTGATGGCCAGTCGCTGGCGCAGTGGCGCTTCGCCACCGGTGTGCGCTTCGATCACGGCGCTGTGGTGTGGGTGCAGGCGGTAGAGCGGCGCCCGGTCGGTGAAGCGCCGGTAGTCCGCGGTGCGTGCGGCGGCTTCATCGGAGATATGCACCAGGTTGTAGGCGGCCTTGTTGAAGTAGCGTTGCTCACCATTGATGATTTTGTATTCCAGAAGGCCCGCTGTATTCCAGCGCGATAGGTCTTCCTCGGTGGCGTCGGGAATATAGCGGCGGATGGAGGTGAGTAGCTGCTCCGGGGGGATGGTGAATTCCATTTCGATCCGGCGCATGCGCTCGGCTTCAAAGGCCAGCGTCGAGTTGTCGGGATGATCCGGTTCCTTTTGCTGCATCGCGCTGATTTCCAGTTTCGCCGTCTCGTAGTGCCCTTTGTCGATTTGTGCCTGTAATTCCACCAGAGCATTCGGCGCTGCAATTAGTGTCGAGGAAGGCAGAATGGCCGTCGCGAGGATGGCGGCGTAAAGGCACGAGCGGCGTCCGGCGCTTGTGTCAGGGGGGGATTGTCGGCTCACGGTCCACTCCTTTGTAGGCAGTTTGAGAGGCAGTTTGATCGGCACGCTTCTGTCGCTCCAGCTCCCCTGGGGGAGTAAGCAAGTGCGCGGAATAATTTATTATTTACTTAAATTTCTATGGTTGATAAATTATTCTGGTGCGCGCGCGGCGTCAAGTCCGCTTCCAGTAATCCGCGCCCTTAAACGGAGACCCTGGCTCTATGAACCGATTTTTCGCATCCGCTACTTTTGTTTGTGTTTTCGCCTTCGCCCTGCTCGCCGGGTGCCAGCGGGAACCCCTGAGCCACAGCGATGCGAAGACTTACGTGGAGCGCGTACTGCGGGAAGAACAGGTGCCCGGCGCCGCGGTGGCGATCTGGCATCAAGGCGAGCCGCTACTGGTGCGCGGCTTCGGGGTTACCAATGTGGAGAGCCCGAAAGCCGTCGACGGCGATACCCTGTTCAAGTTGGCGTCCACCACCAAGGCGTTTACCACTGCCGCACTGGGCTTGCTGGTAGAAGAGGGCAAGCTGGAGTGGGATGGGCGTGTGGTGGACTATCTGCCGAATTTTCGCCTTGGCGATTCGTGGATCAGCAACGAATTCCGTGTTGTGGACCTGCTTACCCACCGCTCCGGTCTCGGCCCCGGTGCCGGCGATCTGATGCTGTGGCCCCAGCCAAACACCTATACCCGCATGGATGTGATGAATGGGCTGGCGCACCTGCCGGTTACTCGCAGTTTTCGTGCGGACTACGCCTATGACAACCTGCTCTACATTGTCGCCGGGGAACTGATCGCCGAACTTTCAGGGTTGTCTTACGAAGATTTTGTGCAACAACGCCTGCTGGCACCCATGGGGCTGCAAAATTGCTATGCGGGTCCTGTGCCGAGTGATGCCCGCGACAACCTGGCCGATCCGCACCGGCTCGAGGACGCCGGTCTGGTGGTGGATACCCCCAATCTTGCGGGCCACGAGCCCATTGTGCTGGCTGCGGCCGGCGGGATGCACTGTAGTGCCGGCGACATGCTGACCTGGCTGCGCGTATTGCTGAATGGCGGCGTGCTGGCTAACGGTGAACGGCTGTTCAGCGAGCAGACCCGCGATCGTTTGTGGCGTCCGGAAACCCTGATGCCCTTTTCCAGCGAACGCGCCGCACGCGATGGCGGACACTTTTATGCCTATGCCCTTGGATGGCGGGTGCAGGACATGCACGGCAAAAAAGTGATCCATCACACCGGCTCCCTGTCCGGCATGTATGCCTGGGCGGCGGTGGTACCGGAAGAGGACCTTGCACTGGTGGTGTTGATGAACCGCAGCGCCGGCGCGGCACGCCAGGCGCTGATTTATGGGCTACTCAAGCCCTATCTGGGAGCGCCGGAGCGGGATTGGCTGGCGTACTTCCAGGATTTATATGGCACGCCGGCGGAGGCGGTTGAGCCGGAAGAGCTGACCGCCCCGGTGGGTTTTACCCAGGTGCCTGATACAGAATTGACCGGGCTCTACCGGGATCCCTGGTTTGGTGATATCCGGATATTCTGGGAGAGCGGCACATTGCGCTGGCGCGCGCTCAAGTCACCGCGACTGACGGGCACCCTGACGTCCGCCAGTGAAGGTGTCTGGGCGCTGCACTGGGATGATCGCAGTCTGAATGCGGATGCGTGGATGATCGCGGATCGCAGTGAAACCGGGGCACTGTTGCTCACCATGCAGGCGAAGTCCCGCGGTACAGATTTCAGTTACGATTTTCATGATCTGCGCTTTGAAAAAGTCCAGCGGGGCAGCCGGGTAGAAGCGGCCGCTGGCCACTAGCGAGCGACGGGCAGAAAAACAGTTTATTTATCGACTTAATTTTCAGGAGTAGTCATGCAGCGGCGTACCTTGATCCAGTCCATGATGTCAGCACCCCTGTTGGGGGCGGCCGCGGCCAGTGTAGCCAGAGACAGTGGCCCATTGGCGTCCGCCGGCTACAGCAGCGGCGATTCCAGCCAGAAGGGTGCGGGTCTACTGCGTCCCAAGCGGCTCGAGGCGGGCATGACCGTGGGGCTGGTCACGCCGGCGAGTAATGCCTGGGAGGACGAGGATATTCGTTTCGCCGGCGATGTGGTGCGCTCATTGGGGTTTGAAGTGAAGGAGGGCAAGCACCTGTATCGCCGCACCCAATACCTTGCGGGCCCGGACTCTGCCCGTGCCGAAGATTTCAACGAGATGTTTGCCGACAGCAACGTGGATGCCGTCTTCTGCCTGCGCGGCGGCTATGGTACGCCACGCATCCTGCCCATGCTCGACTACGGGTTGATTCGCAACAATCCCAAAGTATTACTCGGCTACAGCGACATAACCGCGCTGTTGAATGCGATCTATCACAGAAGTGGGGTGATGACCTTCCACGGTCCGATCGCTGCGCAGAATTTCACCGATTACACCCTGGCCGAATATCAAAAGGTACTGGTACACGGTGAGCGGCCGATACCCCTGGGCGCGCCGCCACCCTTTGACTCGGCCCCGGGCCGGGTCGAAAACCGCAATCGCATCACCCGTTTCGCCGGTGGCCGCGCACGGGGACGCTTGATTGGCGGTAACCTGTCTCTGATGACGAGTCTGGTCGGTACGCCCTTCGAGCCCGATTATCGCGGCAAAATTTTGTTTCTGGAAGACGTCAGCGAGGCACCGTACCGGGTGGATCGTATGCTCACCCAGCTCTGGCTCGCGGGAAAACTACAGCAGGTCGCAGGCATCGCTTTTGGCAAGTTCACGGATGCGGAAACCAGTGGCAATACCTTCAGCATGGAGCACGTATTACGCGAGCGCACCGCCAGTCTTGGCGTACCAGTCGTGCGCGGCCTGATGATTGGGCACGTGGAAGACCAGACCACGGTGCCGGTGGGGGCCATGGCAGAGCTGGACGGCGATGCCGGCACGCTGGTGTTGCGGGACTCGGTTGTCAGCTAATCGTGGGCTGCAGACTAAAAATTGGTGGCAGGTATCGGCCGCAGCGATAACTGCCACCAGTCTTCATCGGCAGCCAGATGTTAGTATGCATTTTGCCGCCCCGGTCGAATGCACATCGGCTTTAAAAATATAACAATAGCTTTACATCCTATGACAGAACTTTCCTGGCTTACTCTTTTGCCGCCTTTTATTGCGATAGGCTTGGCTCTGCTCACCCGACAGGTTTACCTGGCCCTGTTTGCCGGAATCTGGCTTGGTTTTTTCCTGCTCAATCACGACGGTTTCTTCGCTTCGCTGGCGCAGGCACTGGATGGGGTGCTGGCGGTTCTGGCCAATCCCGGCGATGCGCGTGTAGTGATGTTCACACTGGTGATCGGTGCTTTCATTATTACTCTGGAGCGCAGCGGCGCGGTCAGCGGTTTTGTACGATTTCTGGAACGCAGTCGCTGGGTTACCAACGGCAAGCGCGCGCAGTGGATGGCGTGGCTGGTGGGCATCGTCATCTTTATCGAGTCGAATATCACTGTGCTGGTGGCGGGCACCGTTTCGCGCCCGTTGTTCGATCGCTTCCGGATTGCCAGGGAGAAGCTCGCGTACATCATCGATTCCACGTCAGCGCCGGTATGCATGTTGATTCCATTGAACGCTTGGGGTGCATTTAACCTCGGGCTGCTGGATGGGCTCGGTGTGGAGGATCCGCTGAAAGTACTGCTGGCGAGTATCCCGCTGAACCTGTACGCCATTGCTGCGGTCGCGCTTACGGCCTACACGATTTCCCGAAACTATAATCCGGGCCCGATGGCGGATGTGCAGGCGCGCACCAGTGGTGGTGATCTGGATGGTATCGACATCAGCGAAAGTATCGGTGAGAAAAGCCATATCAAACCGCGGGCCATTAATATGTTTTTGCCCGTTCTGGTATTGATTATGGCGATGCCCCTCAGCCTGTGGGTCACCGGCGATGGCAAAATATTCGAGGGCTCTGGGTCGACTTCCGTACTCTGGGCGTCTCTGGCTGCTCTCACCACCGTTTCGGTGATGGTGTTGTTGCAGCGCAGTATGTCGCTGGACGAGCTCAGCCACACCTGGATGGAGGGCGCCGGGCGTATGCTGCCGTTGGCCATTATTCTGGTGTTGGCGCTCGCTCTGGGTGCGATCTCCAAGACTCTCGGCACTGGCCAGTATGTTGCCGGGATAGTGGGGGATACGATTCCACTGGCATTGTTGCCGGTGGTTATTTTTCTCGTATCTGGCGTGATTGCTTTTTCTGTGGGCTCTAGCTGGGGAACCTTCTCCATCATGTTGCCCATCGCCATTCCCGTAGCCAGCGCACTGGGTGCGGAGCCGGCACTATTCGTCGCCGCGGTACTGTCCGGTGGCATCTTTGGCGATCACAGTTCGCCCATTTCCGACACCACCATCGTGTCATCCCTGGCGGCCGGCACCGAGCATATCGAGCATGTGCGCACACAGATACCCTACGCACTGCGCGCCGGTGCCGTGAGTGCGGTGGGTTTTGTTGTGCTCGGTTATGTAATGCTCTAGCACGGTACAGGAAGACATTTAGATGAATGACAGGGGTTTTAAACAGGGTAAAGTGAAATGACAAAAAGCCCTTGTGAAGTGGTGCTGTTAACTGGCGATGGTGTATTTGCCAGCCGCTGGATCGAAGAACTGACGCCGCTCGCCGAACACGATACGGATGCGCCCATCGCGCTGGCATTTACATATGCCAGCGAAGGCGGATTGGAGTCTGCTCTGGCACGGGGTGCCGTACAGGTTCTGGTGGTGGACGATCAGGGGCTTGATGAAGACGGTGTGTCCACGATCCTGGCCCGGGTGCGGGCGCAGCGTGCAGAGATTGACTGTGTACTGCTTACCGGCGCCGACGAAGCCTCGGGAACTGGTTTTGAATGCGTGATCTCCCGGGGCGAGTCCAATTACGGGGTGGTGTACCGCACCCTGCGGCGAATTCTGTTGGAGCGTATTGCAACGCCCTTCGCCGATGCACTGCGGGAATATGTGTACGCGGCGCGCGACTCCTGGCATACGCCCGGACACTCCAGTGGCGATAGTCTCAGCACCAGCCCGTGGATCGCCGACTTTTATCGCTTTATGGGCGAGCATATCTTCAATACCGATCTCTCGGTAAGTGTGAAAATGCTGGACTCTTTGATGGACCCCATCAGTGTGATTCGCCAGGCCCAGCAACTCACTGCCAAGACATTTGGTGCGCACCAGAGTTACTTTGTTACCAATGGCACCTCTACCTCGAACAAGATTGTGCTGCAGCACCTGCTGCGCCATGGCGATCGGGTGATCGTAGACCGCAACTGCCACAAGTCTGTACACCATGCCATGATCATGAGCGGTGCGCTGCCGGTGTATCTGGAGTCTGCGGTCAACCAACACTTTGGCATCTACGGCCCGGTGCCGCAGCGGGAAATCTTCCGTGCCATTGATGCCAATCCTGGTGCTCGTCTGCTGGTGCTCACGTCATGTACTTATGATGGTCTGCGCTACGATCTGCGCCCAATTATCGACTACGCACACGCTGCCGGGTTGTACGTCCTGATCGACGAAGCCTGGTATGCCCACGGTCGCTTTCACCCGGCCCTGCGCCCAACTGCACTGGAATGTGGGGCGGATTTTGTTACCCAGTCGACGCATAAGATGCTCTCGGCCTTTTCGCAGGCGAGCATGATTCATGTGGGCGATTTCTCGTGGCAATCGTCGGGTGATGGTGAGGCCCACGATGCATTTGATGCGGCCGGTTTCCGCGAAGACATCAATATGCACACCTCTACCAGCCCCCAGTACGGCATGATCGCGAGTCTCGATGTGGCGCGTAAGCAGATGAGCATTGAGGGTTATGAGGTGCTGGATCGCACTCTGGGATTTGCCGAGGAAATACGTCAGTTTGTCGATCAGAATACGGTTTTTCGCAGTCTGAATGCAGAAGACTTGTGTGGCCAAGCGCTGGCCAACGACGGCATTCGCCTCGACCCCACAAAAGTCACCATTGATGTAGGGCAGGCGGGCGTCAGCGCACCGCACGCACAGGCCTTGTTATTTTCCGATTTCGGTATTCAGGTGGAGAAGAACACCCACAATACGCTGTCGTTTCTGGTCACCATTGGCACCACCGAGAGCAAGGTATTGCGTCTTAAGCAGGCTCTGCGCAAGCTGTCAGACGGCGCATATCGTATCCGGGTACGCCGGGTTGCCGCCGCTGGCAATGAGGAAGAGCCAGTGCGCGGGCAGGGCCTGCCTAACCTGAGTGCAATTGTTGTTCTGCCACGCACGGCGTACTTTGCCCGGGGCGAAAAACTGGCCTGGGAAGGGGATGGGCGCGCTGAGCTGATTGGCCGTATTGCCTGTGATGAGGTGGTGCCCTATCCACCGGGTATTCCCCTCCTGGTGCCTGGCCAGAAAATTACCCAAAGAATTCTCGATGCCATTATCGCTTTTACCAGTGAACGTGCCGATCTGGAAATGCACGGCTTGCGCCGTGAGGGCGGCTTACCGGCAATACGCGTATTGACGGAAAGCGAGACCGCTTTGGCGATGAAAGAGTACGAGGAACTGTTCACTCAGGAAAGTACCGAGGCGTCGTCCGGACTTGTGGTGTCAAAGGCTGTGGTATCAACGGTTGATACAGCGCGGGAGGTCGTGTGAAGAAAGAATGGAAGCAGGGTGCGCTATTTGCTCTCGTCGGCGCACTGGTGATAGG
This Microbulbifer sp. Q7 DNA region includes the following protein-coding sequences:
- a CDS encoding aminotransferase class I/II-fold pyridoxal phosphate-dependent enzyme, with amino-acid sequence MTKSPCEVVLLTGDGVFASRWIEELTPLAEHDTDAPIALAFTYASEGGLESALARGAVQVLVVDDQGLDEDGVSTILARVRAQRAEIDCVLLTGADEASGTGFECVISRGESNYGVVYRTLRRILLERIATPFADALREYVYAARDSWHTPGHSSGDSLSTSPWIADFYRFMGEHIFNTDLSVSVKMLDSLMDPISVIRQAQQLTAKTFGAHQSYFVTNGTSTSNKIVLQHLLRHGDRVIVDRNCHKSVHHAMIMSGALPVYLESAVNQHFGIYGPVPQREIFRAIDANPGARLLVLTSCTYDGLRYDLRPIIDYAHAAGLYVLIDEAWYAHGRFHPALRPTALECGADFVTQSTHKMLSAFSQASMIHVGDFSWQSSGDGEAHDAFDAAGFREDINMHTSTSPQYGMIASLDVARKQMSIEGYEVLDRTLGFAEEIRQFVDQNTVFRSLNAEDLCGQALANDGIRLDPTKVTIDVGQAGVSAPHAQALLFSDFGIQVEKNTHNTLSFLVTIGTTESKVLRLKQALRKLSDGAYRIRVRRVAAAGNEEEPVRGQGLPNLSAIVVLPRTAYFARGEKLAWEGDGRAELIGRIACDEVVPYPPGIPLLVPGQKITQRILDAIIAFTSERADLEMHGLRREGGLPAIRVLTESETALAMKEYEELFTQESTEASSGLVVSKAVVSTVDTAREVV